The following are encoded together in the Balaenoptera acutorostrata chromosome 9, mBalAcu1.1, whole genome shotgun sequence genome:
- the MPZL2 gene encoding myelin protein zero-like protein 2 isoform X2: MYGKSPMRAVLFLLGIQLTALWPIAAVEIYTPRVLEAVNGTDVRLKCTFSSFAPVGDTLTVTWNFRPRDGGSEQFVFYYHVDPFRPMSGRFKDRVVWDGNPERYDVSILLWKLQFDDNGTYTCQVKNPPDVDGLIGEIQLSVVHTVRFSEIHFLALAIGSACALMVIIVIVVVLFQHFRKKRRAERAHKVVEIKSKLKISKNKNPEISWS; encoded by the exons ATGTATGGCAAGAGCCCTATGCGTGCTGTGCTTTTTCTCCTCGGCATACAGCTCACAG ctctttGGCCAATAGCAGCTGTGGAAATTTACACTCCCCGTGTGCTGGAGGCTGTCAATGGGACCGATGTTCGGTTAAAATGCACTTTCTCCAGCTTTGCCCCTGTGGGTGACACTCTAACAGTGACCTGGAATTTCCGTCCTCGAGATGGGGGGTCTGAGCAGTTT GTTTTCTACTACCATGTGGATCCCTTCAGACCCATGAGTGGGCGTTTCAAGGACCGGGTGGTCTGGGATGGGAACCCTGAGCGGTATGATGTCTCCATCCTCCTCTGGAAGCTACAGTTTGATGACAATGGGACATACACCTGCCAGGTGAAGAACCCACCTGATGTTGATGGGCTGATAGGGGAGATCCAGCTCAGCGTTGTGCACACTG TACGCTTCTCTGAGATCCACTTCCTGGCTCTGGCCATTGGCTCCGCCTGTGCACTGATGGTCATAATAGTAATTGTGGTGGTCCTCTTCCAGCATTTCCGGAAAAAGCGACGGGCTGAAAGAGCTCATAAAGTGGTGGAGATAAAATC GAAGCTGAAGATTTCCAAGAACAAGAACCCTGAGATAAGTTGGAGTTAA
- the MPZL2 gene encoding myelin protein zero-like protein 2 isoform X1: MYGKSPMRAVLFLLGIQLTALWPIAAVEIYTPRVLEAVNGTDVRLKCTFSSFAPVGDTLTVTWNFRPRDGGSEQFVFYYHVDPFRPMSGRFKDRVVWDGNPERYDVSILLWKLQFDDNGTYTCQVKNPPDVDGLIGEIQLSVVHTVRFSEIHFLALAIGSACALMVIIVIVVVLFQHFRKKRRAERAHKVVEIKSKEEEKLNQEKKVSVYLEDTD, from the exons ATGTATGGCAAGAGCCCTATGCGTGCTGTGCTTTTTCTCCTCGGCATACAGCTCACAG ctctttGGCCAATAGCAGCTGTGGAAATTTACACTCCCCGTGTGCTGGAGGCTGTCAATGGGACCGATGTTCGGTTAAAATGCACTTTCTCCAGCTTTGCCCCTGTGGGTGACACTCTAACAGTGACCTGGAATTTCCGTCCTCGAGATGGGGGGTCTGAGCAGTTT GTTTTCTACTACCATGTGGATCCCTTCAGACCCATGAGTGGGCGTTTCAAGGACCGGGTGGTCTGGGATGGGAACCCTGAGCGGTATGATGTCTCCATCCTCCTCTGGAAGCTACAGTTTGATGACAATGGGACATACACCTGCCAGGTGAAGAACCCACCTGATGTTGATGGGCTGATAGGGGAGATCCAGCTCAGCGTTGTGCACACTG TACGCTTCTCTGAGATCCACTTCCTGGCTCTGGCCATTGGCTCCGCCTGTGCACTGATGGTCATAATAGTAATTGTGGTGGTCCTCTTCCAGCATTTCCGGAAAAAGCGACGGGCTGAAAGAGCTCATAAAGTGGTGGAGATAAAATC aaaagaagaagaaaagctcaaccaagaaaaaaaggtttctgtttatttagaAGACACAGACTAA